The genomic region TAGAGATTTCTTatagatcctctctctccctgcacacAGTTTCTCCCCTTATTATCCTGCATTACAGGATATAATAGTGTTACATCTGTTACAGTAGCTGAGGTaatattgacacattattattGACAAAAGCCtacagtttacattagggttcactgtTCGTGTTGTTGAtgctgtgggttttgacaaatgcgcGATGTAATTATCCACCATTACGGTATCATACAGAACAGTTCACCAGCTTACCCCACGCCCTCAGAGTTTTACCTATTTATCCCTTCCTCTCTCGCCACtgaacctctggcaaccaccagtctttttactgtctccctagttttgctttttccagaatgaacAGGCACCCCTCTTAGGTGCATTCTTCACCCCCATCACTCCAGAGGGTGCTTTACGCAGCTCTGGGCCACCTTCTCAGGACAAGGTAACTTCTCATCTTCTCATAcgtcctctccctttctttcttcatggCTGTGGATTTTTGTGATCTTAACTGATACCGGGAGGGAGTGGTCCAGCATAGTGAGGTTGCCAtctcccaggccctgggagtGGCCTCTGACATTCATGAACAGCCACCAGTAAGTGGTGAATATGACAGAGAGGTTAGGAAGAGATAAATTTTGGAAGCATTCAAATACAGGTTCTGATCCTGGCTTCCTTATTCCGCAGCTGCGGTCCCTTGAGCAAGTGATGTGTCTTCTGTGGGATTCGGTGGCCACATCTATAAGATGAGGATCATAGGGGATGCCTTATAATGTTGGAGTAAATACTTAATACAAAATGCATAAGCATAGGTGCTGGGTTTATAGGATACATCCAATAAAGGGTAGCTTTTCTCACCAAGAACTCAAAATCCAGTGCCAGGAACAGTTTGTCTCCAGCATGACCCATTATGATGAGGGTCATGGTAAGTTAGGAGCAAGGAATTTTAAACTTACTCAAGAGTCATTGTTTTGGAAGCATGCAGGAATGAGTGATTAAATCTGCTTTGGGAGGAGAATGTCCAGGATGACATTTAAGctgaatctttatttatttacttacttgtttattattttattttttcagtgttccaatattcattgtttatgtagcacacccagttctccatgtaATACCTGCCTTCCTCagtacccagcaccaggctcacccatcccccaaccctcctcccctctaaaaccctcattttgtttctcagcgtccatagtctctcatgtttaatctcccccctctgatttccccctctttacttttcctttccttcttctaaggtcctctgtgttattccttatgatccacaagtaagtaaatcaataataattgattctctctgcttcacttatttcactcagcataatgttctccagtcctgtccatgttgatgcaaaaattgggtactcgtcctttctgatggctgagtaatattccattgtatatatggaccacgtcttctttatccattcgtctattgaaggacatcttggctctttccacatttaaGCTGAAGCTTAAAGATAAACAGGCATTTGATGGGCAGAGAAGGGATAGAACCAAGATTGGGGCAGAGGAAACGTGCTAAGAAATTGCTACTGCACTATCTAGATCATTGCTTTCAACCAGGGTTGACTTTGCCCCCATGAGAACATTGGTGATTgcctagagacatttttggttgtcacaactaaGCAAGGGCTGGTAGGAGTCAAGGATGCTGCCAAACACCTGATAAGGCACAGAATGCCCATCATCACCACCCCAGCAAAGAATGATCTTGCcttaaaaatcaagagtcccacagtTGAGAAACCTTGCATTAGATGGTGGAGAGCCACTGGAAGCTTGTGAGCACAACTCATGACACTGGTCTCACCCATTCAGCCTCGTCTAGGAGGTTCTTATTTCCAAATTATTGACTTTGACTCACCTGTCAGAGTGGCAGGACTGCCTGGGGGGTTGTTGGGGGAACAGTCCTGGGGACCTATGGCCAGGTGCTCACCCAAAAGTGGAGGAAGGGTGCAAGGGACTCCAGGGAAGGGAAGCCAAGAAACTCTGGAAACTGGTGGTATTTGGAGAATGCAGCCTCTAGTCACCAACAGTTGCTCCCCCTTCATTTCTCACTATCAACCTGTCAGGGCTTGACAGGGAACTGTGGCCACTTAAGAGGGCATTGGCcactttttcctgattttttttaattgtggtaaagtactataacataaaacttaccattttagccattttatagCATACAGTTCAGAGGCATTAactacattcacagtgttgtgaaGCCACCACCTCTATCtagttctagaactttctcatcatccAAAGGAGACACTGTGTCCATTAGCAATCATTCCCtactctccctccccagtccctggcaaccaccgatATGCTTTGAGCTCCTGCAAGAATGAATATTCATagtagcactattcacaataatgaaaaagtggaagcaatccaaatgtgagtaaatagacaaaaaaatggacaaaagtaaacaaagtaaatagacaaaaaaaagtagaaaatggttTATCCATGCAGTGGAATATTGGTCAACCATGAAAAGCAACAAAGTTTTCAGAACGTTACATACTACAATGCCGATAAACCTCAAAACCAGTaggctgaatgaaagaagccagatccCAAAGGTCACatagaatataatttcatttagatGAGTGCCCAGAACAGGCAAATAGAGACATAAAGATGATTGGTGGTTTACACCCTTTAAAGTTTATATTGCCTAATAAAAAGATCATTGTAAAATGGTTAAGTTACTCATAAAGAAACATGGAAATCTCATTAAATTGAAGTTATTTCCTGATCACAGACTATGTACACAGACTATGTACTATTTACTGTATTGATTTACCATAGGTAGTACTTGGTGTGTGTCAGGTGACcttccaagaaactcatttatttctcataacaaCTCTTTGAAGTAGGTAGGGGGACATGGAGGTACAGAGAGGTGAAGAAACTTGCTCAAGTTTACGCAGTAGGCAGAACAAGAATTCAAACTCAGGTTGGCTGGCTCCCATGTCCCCTGTCTGATGGCCATGTTGTGTTGCTTTAGAACATATAGACTTCCCTCATAGGAGCTGGAAAACAACCATAATGTTATTTCTAATCAGCCTCCTGCTTCTGACTCCCTGCATGGGTAAATCCAGGGGAAGAATCTGATTTAAGTTAGAGGGGCAAGCTGATCCAAGGAGTTGAAGTCATGGGGAAAGGGTATCTTGTGGTCTCTGAGGCTATGGAGAGAACAGGTTTATCAGAAGGGAGTAGGGAACCCAGGGACAATGGGTGGAAGCTCCAGTGGAAGAATGTTCTCATTTTGGTAGGCAATCCAGAAGGATAGTGAAAGGCATAGTCTTTGGAGACAGCCAGGCATGGGTTCAAGTCTTAGCTCTGCCATTTTGACAGCATCAGCTTGAGCCAGTAGCCTAACCTCTATGCACACCAATATTCTCAATGAGTATGCTCAAGATACTCAAAATGCTGGTGATAAAAACAGCaccttctttattaaaataatgagagGGTTAAATCGTAAGAGGCCCAGGGTGGGAATTCTATCAAtgtgttaaccttaaaaataaaaacagttattttaccagcaaaagatgtgtttatttgggaataaaagGGAATCACAATCCAGTGCAAAAAAGCTGCTGAAAAATCGAAGGCAGGTTGAGGGGAACAAACAAGAGGTAGAATTGTTAAGAAGAACAGGGGTAAGATAGCAAAGCTGTTATTAAAAGTCCATTAGAATAAATGGAGAATTCAAAGTATAGTGGTTTCTCAAAAGGAGAACTGTTAGGGGCAGGAAGTAGTATCCATACCCAAGGTCAAGTCCACCTCTTCCTGTCTTGTTGTCCAGTTTGCAATCCACCAGGAGCGGCAAGGTATGAGAGCTCTTCCTGCTGAAACCTTCCAGTGcattttagtgaggtttccctCTACTAATTTTCACAAATGCCAGCGGTCACTGATCAGGGGCAGCTTCCTGAGCCATTCCAGGTATGGAGAAAGCCTTTCCCCATCCAGTAGctgacctctctctgtcacacTTCATCCCAGATACAGCCTCTATGCAGAGAAGCAACTTCTCAGTGGTGACTGAATTCATACTGGTGGGTTTCTCCACCTTCCCCCACCTTCAGCTGATGTTCTTCCTGCTGTTCCTGCTGATGTACCTGTTCACGCTGCTGGGAAACCTGCTCATCATGGCCACTGTCTGGAGTGAGCGCAGCCTGCACACACCCATGTACCTCTTCCTGTGTGCCCTGTCCATCTCCGAGATCCTCTACACCTTGGCCATCACCCCGCGCCTACTGGCTGACCTGCTCTCCACCTACCATGCCATTGTCTTTGCGGCCTGTGCCAGTCAGATGTTCTTCTCCTTCATGTTTGGCTTCACCCACTCCTTCCTTCTCACCGTCATGGGCTacgaccgctatgtggccatctgccaccCCTTGCGCTACAATGTGCTCATGAGCCCCCGTGGCTGCTCCTGCCTGGTGGCCTGGTCCTGGGTTGGTGGCTCTGTCATGGGGATGGTGGTAACCATGGCCGTTTTCCGCCTAACCTTCTGTGGACCCAATGAGATTCACCATTTTGCTTGCCATGTGCCACCACTGTTGAAGCTGGCCTGTGGAACTGATGTACCAATAGTGGCCTTGGGTGTGGGCCTGGTGTGCATCACTGCCCTGCTGGGttgctttctcctcatcctcctctcTTATGCCTTCATCGTGGCTGCCATCTTGAAAATCCCTTCTGCAGAGGGCCGGCACAAGGCTTTCTCCACCTGTGCGTCCCACCTAACTGTGGTGGTCGTGCACTATGGATTTGCTTCTGTCATCTACCTCAAGCCCAAGGCTCCTCAGTCTCTGGAAGGGGACACTCTGATGGGCATCACCTACACGGTCCTCACACCCTTCCTCAGTCCTATTATCTTTAGTCTCAGGAACAAGGAGCTGAAGACTGCCATGAAGAAGACCTTCCTCAGCAAACTCTACCCAGAAAAAATATGATGATCTGGGAGGAATTACTTGGAAACAGCTTAAATCATGTTATCAGATGCTACCATTAGAAATGCAataaccagggcgcctgggtggctcagtgggttaagccgctgccttcggctcaggtcatgatctcggggtcctgggatcgagtcccacatcgggctctctgctcagcagggagcctgcttcctcctctctctctctttgcctgcctctccatctgcttgtgatctctgtctgtcaaataaataaataaattcttaaaaaaaaaagaaatgcaataacCTATATTTATCTGATGCTTTAAGGTTTACAAGGACCTTTGAAGGCAACATTCAACTGTACACACAATGGTTAATCAACTTTAAGAGTGTATTAAGATGTATGAGATGGTGATACACAGAGAAAATCAGATTTCATGATTCTTACCTGCTGCAGGACACTTTACTAGGCAGCATCAAACCTAGGATCTGTTTTTCTCCTGCCAGAAGGTCTAATTACTTCCACAACTATTAATCCATATTATGAAGAGAAATGGAGGATGTCAGTTCCCCACCTTCTACTAGGCAGCAATGGGTACCTACAACATGGATTTTGCAAGGTTACAAAAGACTAAGCCAAATTATAACAGAGGAGAGCAAAGCACCCAAAATTTCAGCATTGCACAGATCTGTGCAAAAGCAATTAGAAATAGTAATAAAGcagactcagagaaaaaaaatcatggaaaactCTGCATTTCAAGTGTGTATCTCCACAGTCAGTTCAAGGAAAAAGTCCCACTGTGAGAAATCACCTGTTGTGTTAAAAAGTGATgtgaagatgaatggataaagatgtggtatatatatacaatggaatactatgcagccattaaaagaaattaaaagaaatgaaatcttgccatttgtgatgacatggatggaatgactgggtgaaataagtcagtcggagaaagacaattatcatatgatctcccttgatatgaggaagttgagaggcaaagtgggggttttgggggttaggaaaagaataaatgaaacaagatgggattgggagggagacaaaccataagagactcttaatctcacaaaacaaactgagggttgccgggggagggggttagggagagggtggttgggttatggacactgtgGAAGGGATGAGCTCTgttgagtgctatgaagtgtgtaaacctggctattcacagacttgtacccccggggctaataatacattatatatttataaaaaaaattaaaaaatgttaaaatcgcatgttttctatatatttttgatgaatatttggaatataccaaataaaacacaaaaccagctagagaacaacaacaaaaaaagaaagaaagaaagaaagaaagaaagaaagaaagaaagaaagatagatagatggggcgtctgggtggctcagtgggttaaagcctctgccttcaactcgggtcatgattccggagtcctgggatcgagccccacattggggtctgcTCGACccgaagcctgcttccccctctctctccttgcctctctgcctacttgtgatctctgtctgtcaagtaaataaataaaatcttaaaaaaaaaaaaaagaaagtgatgtgGAACACAGGCCAGTGGGGAACTCTTTGTTGAGCCACAATAAATGCAGAGTCCAGGATAGAGGGATATCTCATGATCAGATCAGCTTAATGCTTCCTTGTAGGCATGAGGAGGGATTTATACTacataatattacataatatatataatttgttgaaaatatgtatatttaagagAATAACAAATACTACATAATATCACTTATATGCAAAACCTAAAAAAGGTGAACTTGTATAAAGCAGAGTAAAATTGTTTGTTACCAGGGGCTGAGGCGGAATTGGGAAGATGTTGTTTAAAGGTACAAATTTGCAACCAGtagataaataagtcctggagGTCTTACCCAGAGCATAGTGATTATGGACAACAATACTATATTGGTAacttaaaagttgctaagagactagatcttagtTGTTCCCaccacaaaaatgaaatgataattatgtgacatgatagaGGTATTAGCTAATGATACAGTAGTCATCATATTGCAATATgcaaatgtatcaaatcaacacatactataccttaaacttacacaatgttatgtgtcaattatatctcaataaaaaaaggtttccttgaggtgcctggctggctcagttggtaaagtatgtgactcttgatttgatTGACTCTTGGTTTGATTTTGAGGTTGTGAGTTCCTGCCTTATGTTGGGTATAGggattacttataaataaaatgtttaaagaaaggtttagagcgtatcatgtttagcgaaataagtcctTAAATTGTTTCTGTATATgaattcatgaaattaaaaaaaaagattttatttatttatttatttgacagagagagagagagatcacaagtaggcagagagtcaggcagagagagagggggaagcaggctccctgcctagcaaagagcctgacaggggctccatcccaggaccctgagatcatgacctgagctgaagtcagcagcttaacccactgcgccacccaggcactcctgaatttatgaattattttaaaatagcaatttatCATAATACTTAATAGACACTAGCTTATGGTGTTACTGTTGTACATAATAATACATGTAatgaaaatgcacaaaaatgCACAAGCAATACATTTCAAATTGGCCAAagctaataaaaatacatttattcatatttaagttGAATAGTAAACAATTTGTCATTTGTCCTAAAGTTGAATGCAGTTTTTCTTTACAACTTGAGCAATAAAAATATCCCATGTTATCATGAAGTGGGAGGATGTAGGAAACAACTTCAGTCAAAAGTGGGAAACCCAGACCGTCTTCCTTTGCAGAATGTACACTGCACTGCATATTTCCTGTTCCCCCTCATGTACATTATCTTATTATAGCCTCACAAGAAGGGATCAGGGCACATAAATTCACATCCactccatttgacagatgggaaaCTCTGGGTTAAAATGTTTGGATGACTCATACAACATCATGCAACTTAGTAGGGCCAAGCTTCTGTTGTAGGTCTTTTGTGAATCCCAGTCCTGACCACCAAGCACTTCACACAGCATCTTCCTACAGTGGGTTTTGTGGGTTGCCTGTCCATGGAGGACTAGTCTATCCTCAAACCAAAcactccagaactctgagagccttttatttatttttctattttttagttttttaaagatagaaatagaGTGCAaatggggtagggggagggagagagaggatcacatgcaggctccaggctcagcacggagtccaatgtggggtttgatcccatgacctgagatcatgacctgagtggaaaccaggTCAGATgttcagccagctgagccacccaggcgcccatcctgTGAGCCTTTTAAACCACACAGGTAGGAAATTATAACCCACCATGCACTGGAGCAAGAATCTTTGGGAGACTGATGGGCTGTTTCTATAGATTCAGGACTAcctcattattttaaagtaagtttggTTTTGCAGTGAATTCCTTTCACACTGAGTTAAGATGCTCCACTTTCCCAGTAGCGTAGCCAACCTGGACCAAAATACAAAGTAGCCTCTTTCATTGTCTTCATTAAAGGCCAGTTGGCCTCTGATCCTGCTGGTATCTAAATGGAAAGAGAACCTGGAAGGCGGCTGGGTACCCACTGTGAGTCAGACCCCCAGTGTCTTTTGCTAACTCATTGGGATCTCTTAGGCTATTAGCTTTCTGTGGTCAGGAAATCTGTCCATCTTGCTCATCATCACATAACACCAACATGATACTTGGAAGATATAATTcgttaattaataaatatttcttgggtgGACCAATGTATTCCCTATAATACTGAACAAACCAGAAGGCTGGCTTATAATATCTACTGTGAGAAACCTCATTGTCCTCCAAAGCAGTGGGAGACAGTGTTGGGGGGAGCTGTGTTTGAGGTCAGACTGACCAGGGTTTGAACTGGCTACTTATCTTCCTACCAAATTAGATTGGCCTCTTACAGATATATCCCATATCTGTGCAAAAAAAGTATATTCAGAGCAGtgatattattaattataaaacatattagATATACTCATTAATGAAACATTGGTAAACAAATGTTGGTTTATTTATACTTGGAACACAAAGTGGCCATTAAAACCATCTGATCCTTGAACTTCATCAGTGTTCTTCCTTCCTGGGGGGTCCTATCAGTATCAGGGCTTTATGTATACTCTGCACACAAGTGACCCCCAAATTCTTATCTTCATCTCTATCCAACTGCCTATGCAGTATCTCCACATGGTTATCTAGTAGGCATCTCAAACAATGTGTCCAAACCCTAACTCTTGGAAGTTCTCAGTTCTGttatcattctctctttctctatctctgtctctttctctctctcacacacacaattcTTCCACAGTCTTTCTTATCTCAAAAAACAGCAACTCAGTCTCAAATCCCCAAAAACATGCCTGTTCAAAAATCATAGAGCCCTTCTCTAACCCTACCACAGAAATTAGAAACACCTCAGCCATATCCTATGTCTCTTTATCTGGTTATTTCCCGACATGTGCTTATTACCACCTGGCATATATCTGCTTATTGGATGTTGTCTGTCTCCACCTACCAGAATGTTTTTTGAGGTAGTCAGGGACTCTTGGTCCATTTTTCTATGCCTGCATAGTATATGCGAagttctcaaatatttgttgaataaatcagTTTAGAAGAATGATGGCAAATGAAGGTAACTGTGAGGTACAATTTTTGTCTATCCGAGCAGAAGGACAAAAGAATTTCAACTTTATTAACACTGTTTCAGTAGGGTGGAGAAACTGGCTCTCCGACTTTGCTGTTTGTGCTTGGGCAGCTCACTTCCCCTCTCAGCCTACCCTGGAGGAATGCACAACACCTACCTTCTAAGACAGTTTTAAGACTGAAGTGAGACAATGCTTGTGAGGGGCTTAGCATGGTGTCTGGCACAAGGATATCCACAGTAGTTAGGATGACTTTGTAATTTCAAGTTTTGTTTGATGAGCTTGGGATCAGAGAGAGGTGTAAGTTGAGGCAATGACCAATTGGAGTCTTCAACTTTGATATATCCATCTTGGTTATCAGTGCTGCAGAAGGAGCTGACCTTCAGTGGAGAGGATTGGGGTCCAGGAGGGGGCACCATTGGGAGAAGTGCAGCTCCAACTAAGCTTCCTGACCTAACCCTCTTCTCCCAGAACCTTCTTCTCCTGGAATATCTTCCTCTCTATGGCTCCTAGCCTCTATGAGTGATCCCCATGACTCATCACTGTGGCAACAGCTAATGGCACTAGACATAGGTGAAACATAGCTCTCTTGAGAGATTAAAAAGATGCTCTGAATTGCAGACATGATTGTGCAGTGGGTAAGGGATGAAGCAAAGTGGCATTGGTTAAATTACATCCtatctcttggcctcagttttctgtcattaaaatgaatttaataataatgtagtCATCCCTTAGGATAGTTCTGAGAATTAAATAGCATCATCTGTGTAGGGCGATTGACAATGACTGGCATGCAATTGCACTCAATTAATGCCagcttttaaagatttgttcTATAATTATTTGCAGCCTTCTGTGTCTCAAATCCTGTGCTAGTTTGGGGAGTACAGAGGTGGGTACATTGCTCGTCCCTGTCTTTGAAGAGTTTCTAAGTGCTTGATAGaatgacacacagagaaatataGACCAAGGTATAGACCAAACACTAAAGGCCACCAAAAGGGACATGATTTTCACCAGTGCTCCTCAGAGGACACTTGCAAGTTTCTGGAGAATTTTTGGTTATTACAGCTGAAGGAGGGTGAGATATTCTACAATATCTAGTGGGTGaaggccagggatgctgttcAAAATCCTACAAGAGCAAAACCTGCCACAAAGAATGAGCCGTctccaaatgtca from Mustela erminea isolate mMusErm1 chromosome 1, mMusErm1.Pri, whole genome shotgun sequence harbors:
- the LOC116573917 gene encoding olfactory receptor 10H1, with the protein product MQRSNFSVVTEFILVGFSTFPHLQLMFFLLFLLMYLFTLLGNLLIMATVWSERSLHTPMYLFLCALSISEILYTLAITPRLLADLLSTYHAIVFAACASQMFFSFMFGFTHSFLLTVMGYDRYVAICHPLRYNVLMSPRGCSCLVAWSWVGGSVMGMVVTMAVFRLTFCGPNEIHHFACHVPPLLKLACGTDVPIVALGVGLVCITALLGCFLLILLSYAFIVAAILKIPSAEGRHKAFSTCASHLTVVVVHYGFASVIYLKPKAPQSLEGDTLMGITYTVLTPFLSPIIFSLRNKELKTAMKKTFLSKLYPEKI